From the Daucus carota subsp. sativus chromosome 8, DH1 v3.0, whole genome shotgun sequence genome, one window contains:
- the LOC108199733 gene encoding ATP-citrate synthase beta chain protein 2: MATGQIFSKTTQALFYNFKQLPIQRMLDFDFLCGRETPSVAGIINPGAEGFQKLFFGQEEIAIPVHSTIEAACAAHPTADVFINFASFRSAAASSKSALRQPTIRVVAIIAEGVPESDTKELIAFARANNKVVLGPATVGGIQAGAFKIGDTAGTIDNIIQCKLYRPGSVGFVSKSGGMSNELYNTIARVTDGIYEGIAIGGDVFPGSTLSDHVLRFNNIPQVKMIVVLGELGGRDEYSLVEALKQGRISKPVVAWVSGTCARLFKSEVQFGHAGAKSGGEMESAQAKNQALKDAGAVVPTSYEAFETSIKETFEKLMEGGNITPIKEVIPPQIPEDLNIAIKSGKVRAPTHIISTISDDRGEEPCYAGVPMSSIVEQGYGIGDVISLLWFKRSLPRYCTHFIEICIMLCADHGPCVSGAHNTIVTARAGKDLVSCLVSGLLTIGPRFGGAVDDAARYFKDAYDRNLTPYEFVESMKKKGIRVPGIGHRIKRGDNRDKRVELLQLFARTHFPSVKYMEYAVQVETYTLSKANNLVLNVDGAIGSLFLDLLAGSGMFTKQEIDEIVEIGYLNGLFVLARAIGLIGHTFDQKRLKQPLYRHPWEDVLYTK, translated from the exons ATGGCAACTGGACAAATATTTTCCAAGACTACACAAGCACTGTTCTACAATTTTAAGCAGCTGCCTATCCAGCGGATGCTTGATTTTGACTTTCTTTGTG GAAGGGAGACACCTTCAGTTGCTGGAATTATAAATCCTGGTGCTGAGGGATTTCAGAAACTCTTTTTTGGCCAGGAAGAAATTGCCATACCAGTACATTCAAC AATCGAAGCCGCATGTGCTGCACATCCTACTGCCGATGTATTCATTAACTTCGCATCATTCAGAAG TGCCGCTGCTTCATCCAAGTCTGCCCTCAGACAGCCAACGATTAGAGTTGTAGCCATAATTGCCGAAGGTGTTCCCGAATCGGACACCAAGGAATTGATTGCATTTGCAAGGGCAAACAACAAG GTAGTTCTTGGACCAGCTACTGTAGGAGGTATTCAGGCTGGGGCTTTTAAGATTGGTGATACTGCTGGAACAATTGATAATATAATTCAGTGCAAGCTATACAGGCCTGGATCTGTTGGATTTGTTTCCAAATCT GGTGGTATGTCCAATGAATTATACAATACAATTGCTCGCGTCACTGATGGAATTTATGAAG GTATTGCTATTGGAGGAGATGTGTTCCCAGGTTCTACACTCTCTGATCATGTTCTGCGGTTCAACAACATTCCTCAG GTTAAAATGATTGTTGTGCTTGGGGAACTTGGTGGGCGTGATGAGTACTCCCTTGTTGAAGCTCTAAAACAGGGTAGAATAAGCAAACCAGTTGTTGCTTGGGTCAGCGGAACTTGTGCACGTCTTTTCAAGTCAGAAGTGCAATTCGGCCATGCA GGGGCAAAAAGTGGTGGCGAGATGGAGTCCGCACAAGCCAAGAATCAAGCACTTAAGGATGCTGGAGCTGTTGTTCCCACGTCATATGAAGCATTTGAAACTTCGATCAAGGAAACATTTGAAAAACTG ATGGAAGGCGGCAATATAACTCCTATAAAAGAGGTTATACCACCACAAATTCCTGAGGATCTTAATATTGCAATCAAAAGTGGGAAAGTACGAGCGCCAACCCATATTATTTCTACCATATCTGATGATAGAG GTGAAGAGCCATGTTACGCTGGTGTTCCAATGTCATCCATTGTAGAACAAGGGTATGGCATAGGCGACGTTATCTCTCTATTGTGGTTCAAACGCAGTCTTCCCCGTTACTGCACGCATTTTATAGAG ATTTGCATCATGTTATGTGCCGACCATGGTCCCTGTGTCTCTGGTGCTCACAATACAATAGTTACTGCTAGAGCTGGAAAAGATCTTGTGTCCTGTCTTGTTTCAG GCTTGCTTACAATCGGTCCTCGATTTGGGGGGGCTGTGGATGATGCCGCTCGATATTTCAAGGATGCTTATGACAGA AATCTTACGCCTTATGAGTTTGTTGAAAGTATGAAAAAGAAGGGCATTCGTGTTCCAGGAATTGGACACAG GATCAAGAGAGGTGACAACAGAGATAAGCGAGTAGAGCTTCTGCAACTGTTTGCACGTACACATTTCCCCTCTGTTAAGTATATGGAATATGCTGTTCAAGTTGAGACCTACACTCTCTCGAAGGCTAATAATTTAGTGCTTAATGTCGATGGTGCCATTGGTTCCTTGTTTTTGGATCTCCTAGCTGGCAGTGGAATGTTCACTAAGCAAGAAATTGACGAGATTGTCGAAATTGGTTACCTGAATGGCCTTTTCGTTTTGGCACGTGCCATCGGTCTCATTGG GCACACATTTGACCAAAAGAGATTGAAGCAGCCACTATACCGTCACCCATGGGAAGATGTTCTTTACACCAAGTGA